The Streptomyces sp. NBC_01275 genome has a segment encoding these proteins:
- a CDS encoding ADP-ribosylglycohydrolase family protein, whose protein sequence is MRPPGPWDEGTGAGAPTPTTDTTSPTEPTPTAKPNAPTPFEPTPTAQPKAPTTAAPTPTAKPNAPAAAGGGDAPQGPPAPDGESRTGGAGGNHRPAEGAAEAVGPAQPPQGSRIEGLLLGLAAGDAAGWPAARHRAARMPEWTRRLTRELDTFAEHNATTTLPVPIALNQPPEPLRLGPSDDAEWAAFAAEAVLRAGDDAALGDLSRERRMRAAIDLTWNAIASEVAAAADRAPEVESAVLPLRARISVRAGLGNLVAGLRPPATGHDNPHYFDDAACVRACVLAVAHPGDARLAAELAEFDARYTQDGDGVHGARAMAAALALALVGADAEACVTAALAELPEHTEIGRNARHALKLARDAESAFALVPLLEHQIVDHVYSYGIAAAETVPVALALTLASGGRIGEAVPAAACLSRVADSAPALAGALTGALGGGAAIPAAWRDACRTLSGCALPRLTDTDLVELAELLEATQPAPPGG, encoded by the coding sequence ATGAGACCACCGGGCCCCTGGGACGAGGGGACGGGGGCAGGCGCCCCGACCCCGACGACGGACACGACGTCACCCACCGAACCGACACCCACGGCGAAGCCGAACGCACCGACGCCCTTCGAACCGACACCTACGGCACAACCCAAGGCTCCGACGACCGCCGCACCGACGCCCACGGCGAAGCCGAACGCACCAGCGGCCGCCGGCGGCGGGGACGCCCCACAGGGGCCACCCGCACCCGACGGCGAAAGCCGCACGGGCGGTGCGGGTGGGAATCACCGTCCGGCCGAAGGCGCAGCCGAGGCCGTAGGACCCGCCCAGCCCCCGCAGGGATCCCGCATCGAGGGCCTCCTGCTGGGCCTCGCCGCAGGCGACGCCGCCGGCTGGCCCGCCGCCCGTCACCGAGCCGCCCGCATGCCCGAGTGGACCCGCCGCCTCACTCGCGAGCTGGACACCTTCGCCGAGCACAACGCGACGACCACCCTCCCCGTCCCGATCGCCCTCAACCAACCCCCCGAGCCCCTCCGCCTGGGCCCCTCCGACGACGCCGAGTGGGCGGCCTTCGCCGCGGAGGCGGTCCTGCGCGCCGGAGACGACGCCGCCCTCGGCGACCTCAGCCGAGAGCGCCGTATGCGCGCCGCCATCGATCTCACCTGGAACGCGATCGCCAGCGAGGTCGCGGCGGCAGCCGACCGCGCCCCCGAGGTCGAGTCGGCGGTCCTCCCTCTGCGCGCCCGCATCTCCGTCCGGGCCGGCCTGGGCAACCTCGTCGCCGGTCTGCGTCCGCCCGCCACCGGCCACGACAACCCCCACTACTTCGACGACGCCGCCTGCGTACGCGCCTGTGTGCTCGCCGTCGCCCACCCCGGCGACGCCCGACTCGCGGCGGAACTCGCCGAGTTCGACGCCCGCTACACCCAGGACGGCGACGGCGTGCACGGCGCGCGGGCGATGGCGGCGGCGCTCGCGCTGGCCCTGGTCGGCGCGGACGCCGAGGCCTGTGTGACGGCGGCGCTGGCCGAACTCCCCGAGCACACCGAGATCGGCCGCAACGCCCGTCACGCGCTGAAGCTGGCCCGGGACGCCGAGAGCGCCTTCGCCCTGGTCCCCCTGCTGGAGCACCAGATCGTCGACCACGTCTACAGCTACGGCATCGCCGCCGCCGAGACGGTCCCGGTCGCCCTCGCCCTGACCCTCGCCTCCGGCGGCCGTATCGGCGAGGCGGTGCCGGCGGCGGCCTGTCTCTCCCGGGTCGCGGACTCGGCCCCCGCCCTGGCGGGCGCTCTGACCGGTGCGCTGGGCGGCGGCGCGGCGATCCCCGCCGCCTGGCGCGACGCCTGCCGCACCCTCTCCGGCTGCGCGCTCCCCCGCCTCACCGACACCGATCTGGTGGAACTCGCCGAACTCCTGGAAGCCACACAACCGGCCCCACCAGGAGGATGA
- a CDS encoding ADP-ribosylglycohydrolase family protein: protein MLRLTWVQPEDLLGHELRQAAQDGRQPWAIAARWKAAGGPEAPLRAGASPQPTSRYLRQLAEDLLDELADLPSRLAEDEPTDLARIRALCPQWPTPPHQTHQTQQLTPSRFEAAWLGRAAGCLLGKPVEKLPLDAIRRLAKSTGNWPLNSYFTAEGVPPELLAAHPWNRRSAPTSLAENIDGMPEDDDLNYPLLNLLLLRRHGRRFTTADVARLWLDELPAGRTFTAERLAYRNLLSGIEPPHTARHRNPFREWIGALIRADVHGWTNPGDPAAAAEQAHRDATLTHTANGVYAAMFTAAVIATAATGTHGVHACLRTGLTVIPPRSRLALAIAHAVRLAREHPDFDAVVDELHATHAETHHWVHAIPNTALVAAALAHADGDFTGSVRRAVSGGWDTDSVGATAGSVAGLLTGDPAALPDRWTAPLKNRLASSVADFDGVGFDTLAHLTWSLTPREASHP from the coding sequence TTGCTCCGACTGACCTGGGTCCAGCCGGAGGACCTGCTCGGCCACGAGCTGCGCCAGGCGGCCCAGGACGGACGGCAGCCGTGGGCGATCGCGGCCCGGTGGAAGGCGGCGGGCGGCCCGGAGGCGCCGCTGCGCGCGGGAGCCTCGCCGCAGCCGACCTCCCGTTACCTGCGTCAGCTCGCGGAGGACCTGCTGGACGAACTGGCGGACCTGCCCAGCAGGTTGGCGGAGGACGAACCGACGGACCTGGCCCGCATCCGGGCGCTGTGCCCACAGTGGCCGACCCCGCCCCACCAGACCCACCAGACCCAGCAGCTCACCCCGTCCCGCTTCGAAGCCGCCTGGCTCGGCCGGGCCGCCGGCTGTCTCCTGGGCAAACCCGTCGAGAAACTCCCCCTGGACGCCATCCGCCGGCTCGCCAAGTCCACCGGCAACTGGCCCCTGAACAGCTACTTCACCGCCGAAGGAGTCCCCCCGGAGCTCCTCGCCGCCCACCCCTGGAACCGTCGCTCGGCGCCCACCTCCCTCGCCGAGAACATCGACGGCATGCCCGAGGACGACGACCTCAACTACCCCCTCCTCAACCTCCTTCTGCTCCGCCGCCACGGCCGCCGCTTCACCACCGCCGACGTGGCCCGGCTCTGGCTGGACGAACTCCCCGCCGGACGCACCTTCACCGCCGAACGCCTCGCCTACCGCAACCTCCTCTCCGGCATCGAACCCCCGCACACCGCCCGCCACCGCAACCCGTTCCGCGAATGGATCGGCGCCCTCATCCGCGCCGACGTGCACGGCTGGACCAACCCCGGCGACCCGGCCGCCGCGGCCGAACAGGCCCACCGCGACGCCACCCTCACCCACACCGCGAACGGCGTCTACGCGGCGATGTTCACGGCCGCCGTCATCGCCACCGCCGCCACCGGCACCCACGGCGTCCACGCCTGTCTGCGCACCGGCCTGACCGTGATCCCGCCCCGCTCCCGCCTCGCCCTGGCGATCGCGCACGCCGTCCGACTGGCCCGGGAGCACCCGGACTTCGACGCGGTCGTGGACGAACTCCACGCCACCCACGCGGAAACCCACCACTGGGTCCACGCGATCCCCAACACCGCCCTCGTCGCCGCCGCCCTCGCCCACGCGGACGGCGACTTCACCGGCTCCGTCCGCCGTGCGGTGTCCGGTGGTTGGGACACCGACTCGGTCGGCGCCACGGCCGGCAGCGTCGCCGGCCTCCTCACCGGCGACCCCGCCGCCCTCCCCGACCGCTGGACGGCCCCCCTCAAGAACCGCCTGGCCTCCTCCGTCGCCGACTTCGACGGCGTCGGCTTCGACACCCTGGCCCACCTCACCTGGTCCCTCACCCCCCGGGAGGCTTCCCACCCATGA
- the trpA gene encoding tryptophan synthase subunit alpha — MSGAAFTGGKRQLLSDTLAAAKAEGRSALIAYLPAGFPTVDGGIEAIKAVFDGGADIVEVGLPHSDPVLDGPVIQTADDIALRGGVRIADVMRTVREAHAATGKPVLVMTYWNPIDRYGVERFTAELAEAGGAGCILPDLPVQESALWREHAEKHGLATVFVVAPSSQAARLAQITEAGSGFVYAASLMGVTGTRESVGAQAQDLVERTRATGTGLPVCVGLGVSDAAQAAEVAGFADGVIVGSAFVKRMLDAPDDAAGVEAVRELAGELAKGVRRQA, encoded by the coding sequence GTGAGCGGGGCCGCATTCACCGGTGGGAAGCGCCAACTGCTGAGCGACACCCTCGCCGCCGCCAAGGCCGAGGGCCGCTCCGCCCTCATCGCCTATCTCCCGGCCGGGTTCCCGACCGTGGACGGCGGCATCGAGGCGATCAAGGCCGTCTTCGACGGCGGCGCCGACATCGTCGAGGTGGGCCTGCCGCACAGCGACCCCGTCCTCGACGGCCCGGTCATCCAGACCGCCGACGACATCGCCCTGCGCGGCGGGGTGCGCATCGCCGACGTCATGCGCACGGTCCGGGAGGCGCACGCCGCCACCGGGAAGCCGGTGCTCGTCATGACGTACTGGAACCCCATCGACCGCTACGGCGTCGAGCGCTTCACCGCCGAGCTGGCCGAGGCGGGCGGCGCGGGCTGCATCCTGCCGGACCTGCCGGTGCAGGAGTCGGCGCTGTGGCGCGAGCACGCCGAGAAGCACGGCCTCGCGACGGTGTTCGTCGTGGCGCCGAGCAGCCAGGCCGCACGGCTCGCGCAGATCACCGAGGCGGGCAGCGGCTTCGTGTACGCGGCCTCGCTCATGGGCGTCACCGGCACCCGTGAGTCGGTCGGCGCGCAGGCCCAGGACCTGGTCGAGCGGACCCGGGCCACCGGCACAGGCCTGCCCGTCTGCGTCGGCCTGGGCGTCTCCGACGCCGCGCAGGCGGCCGAGGTCGCCGGCTTCGCCGACGGCGTGATCGTCGGCTCGGCCTTCGTCAAGCGGATGCTGGACGCCCCGGACGACGCGGCCGGCGTCGAGGCGGTCCGTGAACTCGCGGGCGAGCTGGCGAAGGGCGTGCGCCGACAGGCCTAG
- a CDS encoding ADP-ribosylglycohydrolase family protein produces the protein MASIACIPSVPAPGDAAALRERARGALLGLAVGDALGAPAENLKPSEIRARWGRITGYVADTPAGTDDTEYAIFSGLLLARHGSALTPAHVEAAWHHWIADRDEGPFRGAGFSERGTLENLRRGLAAPISAQHRHAWSDGLAMRAAPFGVFAAGRPAEAARLVAIDGSVSHDGEGIYGGQAVAAGVAAAMAGASTIAVVASALAVVPDDSWTARSLRRAVAVAHRGERAVRSAVVIGGYPWTDLAPEAVALAFGAYAAADGDFSEAVLTAVNMGRDADTTAAVAGALAGATRGVSAIPPQWAAAIGPARGSCLPSMAGHHILDVAELLVPGEGGRWGATGFVPGDLPALTADTDPGVRS, from the coding sequence ATGGCATCGATCGCCTGCATCCCCTCGGTTCCGGCGCCGGGGGACGCCGCCGCACTGCGCGAACGGGCCCGCGGCGCCCTGCTCGGCCTCGCCGTCGGAGACGCCCTCGGAGCCCCGGCCGAGAACCTGAAGCCCTCGGAGATCCGCGCCCGCTGGGGCCGTATCACCGGCTATGTCGCCGACACCCCGGCCGGCACGGACGACACGGAGTACGCGATCTTCTCGGGCCTGCTGCTGGCCCGCCACGGCTCCGCGCTCACCCCGGCCCATGTGGAGGCGGCCTGGCACCACTGGATCGCCGACCGCGACGAGGGCCCCTTCCGCGGCGCGGGCTTCAGCGAACGCGGCACCCTGGAGAACCTCCGCCGGGGCCTGGCCGCCCCCATCTCGGCGCAGCACCGGCACGCCTGGAGCGACGGCCTGGCCATGCGGGCGGCCCCCTTCGGCGTGTTCGCGGCGGGCCGGCCCGCGGAAGCCGCCCGCCTGGTCGCGATCGACGGCTCGGTGAGCCACGACGGCGAGGGCATCTACGGCGGCCAGGCGGTCGCCGCGGGCGTGGCCGCGGCGATGGCGGGCGCGTCCACCATCGCCGTCGTCGCCTCCGCCCTGGCCGTGGTCCCCGACGACTCCTGGACGGCCCGCTCGCTGCGCCGCGCGGTGGCGGTGGCCCACCGCGGCGAACGAGCGGTCCGCTCCGCCGTCGTCATCGGCGGCTACCCCTGGACCGACCTCGCCCCGGAGGCCGTCGCCCTCGCCTTCGGCGCGTACGCGGCAGCCGACGGCGACTTCTCGGAGGCCGTCCTCACCGCCGTGAACATGGGCCGCGACGCCGACACCACGGCCGCGGTGGCGGGCGCACTGGCCGGCGCGACCCGGGGCGTCTCCGCGATCCCGCCCCAGTGGGCGGCCGCCATCGGCCCGGCCCGCGGCAGCTGCCTCCCCTCCATGGCAGGCCACCACATCCTGGACGTGGCCGAACTGCTGGTACCGGGCGAGGGCGGCAGATGGGGAGCGACCGGCTTCGTACCGGGCGACCTGCCCGCCCTGACAGCGGACACCGACCCGGGAGTGCGCTCATGA
- a CDS encoding CaiB/BaiF CoA-transferase family protein yields the protein MNEPGPNPSLPTAPTSPQAPATAQPPLHGVRVLDLATLFAGPLAATLLGDFGAEVVKVEHPAKPDPSRGHGPSKDGVGLWWKLLGRNKRTITLNLSKPGGRATLLRLAATADVIIENFRPGTLEKWDLSWEELSAANPRLILARVTAFGQFGPYAHRPGFGTLAEAMSGFAAITGEPDAPPVLPPFGLADSIAGLATAYAVMTALAARERTGEGQVVDMAIIEPILTVLGPHPLWYDQLGYVQERTGNRSANNAPRNTYRTADGAWVAVSTSAQSIAERVLRLVGRPDLIDEPWFATGADRAAHADVLDAAVGAWIAARTRTDVLAAFEKAEAAIAPIQDVRDVMTDPQYQALDTITAVDDPELGPIRMQNVLFRLSATPGAIRWTGRPHGADTEQVLTELGLTAADLTALRTEGAL from the coding sequence ATGAACGAGCCCGGTCCGAACCCCTCCCTCCCTACCGCCCCTACCTCCCCGCAAGCCCCTGCCACTGCGCAGCCCCCGCTGCACGGTGTGCGCGTCCTCGACCTCGCCACCCTCTTCGCCGGCCCCCTCGCCGCCACCCTGCTCGGCGACTTCGGCGCGGAGGTCGTCAAGGTCGAGCACCCGGCCAAGCCCGACCCGTCCCGGGGCCACGGCCCGTCCAAGGACGGCGTCGGCCTGTGGTGGAAGCTCCTCGGCCGCAACAAGCGCACCATCACCCTGAACCTCTCCAAGCCCGGCGGCCGCGCCACCCTCCTGCGCCTCGCCGCCACCGCCGATGTGATCATCGAGAACTTCCGCCCCGGCACCCTGGAGAAATGGGACCTGAGCTGGGAGGAGCTGTCCGCGGCCAACCCGCGCCTGATCCTCGCCCGCGTCACCGCCTTCGGCCAGTTCGGCCCCTACGCCCACCGCCCCGGCTTCGGCACCCTCGCCGAGGCGATGAGCGGCTTCGCCGCGATCACCGGCGAGCCGGACGCGCCCCCGGTCCTGCCGCCCTTCGGCCTCGCCGACTCCATCGCCGGCCTGGCCACGGCGTACGCGGTGATGACGGCGCTGGCGGCGCGCGAGCGCACCGGCGAGGGCCAGGTCGTGGACATGGCGATCATCGAGCCGATCCTGACGGTCCTCGGCCCGCACCCCCTCTGGTACGACCAGCTGGGCTACGTCCAGGAACGCACCGGCAACCGTTCCGCCAACAACGCCCCGCGCAACACCTACCGCACGGCCGACGGCGCCTGGGTGGCCGTCTCGACCTCGGCCCAGTCGATCGCGGAACGCGTGCTGCGTCTGGTCGGCCGCCCCGACCTGATCGACGAGCCGTGGTTCGCCACGGGCGCCGACCGGGCCGCCCACGCCGACGTCCTCGACGCGGCGGTCGGCGCCTGGATCGCCGCCCGCACCCGCACCGACGTCCTCGCCGCCTTCGAGAAGGCGGAGGCGGCGATCGCCCCGATCCAGGACGTACGGGACGTGATGACCGACCCCCAGTACCAGGCCCTCGACACGATCACCGCCGTCGACGACCCGGAGCTGGGCCCGATCCGCATGCAGAACGTCCTCTTCCGGCTGTCCGCCACCCCCGGCGCGATCCGCTGGACCGGCCGCCCGCACGGCGCCGACACCGAGCAGGTCCTGACGGAACTGGGCCTGACGGCCGCCGACCTGACCGCCCTGCGCACGGAGGGCGCCCTGTGA
- the lgt gene encoding prolipoprotein diacylglyceryl transferase — protein sequence MEFAYIPSPSRGVLYLGPIPLRGYAFCIIIGVFVAVWLGNKRWLARGGRVGTVADISVWAVPFGLVGGRLYHVITDYELYFTEGRDWVDAFKVWEGGLGIWGAIALGAVGAWIGCRRRGIPLPAYADAIAPGIALAQAIGRWGNWFNQELYGKSTDLPWALHITSSADGRVPGYYHPTFLYESLWCIGVAVLVIWADRRFTLGHGRAFALYVAAYCVGRAWIEYMRVDDAHHILGLRLNDWTALVVFLLAVTYIVVSAKKRPGRETVVEPGAPDSDAEGASDGKTEADGEDKPEATAKDDTEAAAPDTKADAEAEAKADVSEAKAKAEVEAAAEASQDKDDDKDDDKDKDTAESAGSKKS from the coding sequence ATGGAATTTGCCTATATCCCCAGCCCGTCACGCGGTGTGCTGTACCTCGGCCCCATTCCGCTGCGCGGCTACGCGTTCTGCATCATCATCGGCGTCTTCGTCGCGGTCTGGCTCGGCAACAAGCGCTGGCTCGCCCGGGGCGGCAGAGTCGGCACGGTGGCCGACATCTCCGTCTGGGCGGTGCCCTTCGGCCTTGTCGGCGGTCGGCTCTACCACGTGATCACGGACTACGAGCTGTACTTCACCGAGGGCCGTGACTGGGTCGACGCCTTCAAGGTCTGGGAGGGCGGCCTCGGCATCTGGGGCGCGATCGCGCTCGGTGCGGTGGGCGCGTGGATCGGCTGCCGCCGTCGCGGGATCCCGCTGCCCGCGTACGCCGACGCCATCGCGCCCGGCATCGCGCTGGCGCAGGCGATCGGCCGCTGGGGCAACTGGTTCAACCAGGAGCTGTACGGCAAGTCGACGGACCTGCCCTGGGCCCTGCACATCACGTCCTCCGCGGACGGCCGGGTGCCGGGCTACTACCACCCGACGTTCCTGTACGAGTCCCTGTGGTGCATCGGTGTCGCGGTCCTCGTCATCTGGGCCGACCGCCGCTTCACGCTGGGCCACGGACGGGCGTTCGCGCTGTACGTCGCCGCGTACTGCGTGGGCCGCGCGTGGATCGAGTACATGCGCGTCGACGACGCCCACCACATCCTGGGCCTGCGGCTCAACGACTGGACCGCGCTGGTCGTGTTCCTGCTCGCCGTGACGTACATCGTGGTGTCGGCGAAGAAGCGGCCGGGCCGGGAGACCGTCGTGGAGCCGGGCGCGCCGGACTCCGACGCCGAGGGCGCCTCCGACGGCAAGACCGAGGCCGACGGCGAGGACAAGCCGGAGGCCACGGCGAAGGACGACACCGAGGCCGCCGCCCCCGACACTAAGGCCGACGCGGAGGCCGAGGCGAAGGCCGACGTCTCGGAAGCCAAGGCCAAGGCCGAAGTCGAGGCCGCAGCCGAGGCTTCGCAGGACAAGGACGACGACAAGGACGACGACAAGGACAAGGACACGGCCGAGTCGGCGGGCAGCAAGAAGAGCTGA
- a CDS encoding VIT1/CCC1 transporter family protein — MAIIETEASLHEAHRDNHTHRDVTGGWLRPAVFGAMDGLVSNLALMTGVAGGSVGQQAVVLTGLAGLAAGAFSMAAGEYTSVASQRELVEAELEVERRELRKHPQDEEAELAALYEARGVEPALARQVARQLSIDPEQALEIHAREELGIDPSDLPSPLVAAVSSFGAFALGALLPVLPYLLGATSLWPAVLLALFGLFGCGAVVARVTARTWWFSGLRQLALGGAAAGVTYALGMVFGTAVG; from the coding sequence ATGGCCATCATCGAGACCGAGGCGTCGCTGCACGAGGCGCACCGCGACAACCACACCCACCGGGACGTGACCGGCGGCTGGCTGCGCCCCGCCGTGTTCGGCGCGATGGACGGCCTGGTCTCCAACCTCGCCCTGATGACCGGCGTCGCCGGCGGATCCGTGGGGCAGCAGGCCGTCGTCCTGACCGGGCTCGCGGGGCTCGCCGCGGGCGCCTTCTCGATGGCCGCCGGCGAGTACACCTCCGTCGCCTCGCAGCGCGAGCTCGTCGAGGCCGAGCTGGAGGTGGAGCGGCGGGAGCTGCGCAAGCACCCGCAGGACGAGGAGGCCGAGCTCGCCGCGCTGTACGAGGCGCGGGGCGTCGAGCCCGCGCTGGCCCGGCAGGTCGCCCGGCAGCTGTCGATCGATCCCGAGCAGGCGCTGGAGATCCACGCCCGCGAGGAGCTGGGCATCGACCCGTCCGACCTGCCCTCGCCGCTGGTCGCCGCCGTCTCCAGCTTCGGCGCCTTCGCGCTGGGCGCCCTGCTGCCCGTGCTGCCGTATCTGCTCGGGGCGACCTCGCTGTGGCCGGCCGTGCTGCTGGCGCTCTTCGGGCTGTTCGGCTGCGGGGCCGTGGTGGCCCGGGTGACCGCGCGGACCTGGTGGTTCAGCGGGCTGAGGCAGCTCGCGCTCGGCGGTGCGGCGGCCGGTGTGACGTACGCCCTGGGCATGGTGTTCGGTACGGCCGTAGGATAG
- a CDS encoding CoA ester lyase, whose amino-acid sequence MTHLTWLYAPGDRPQTVTKALASGADVVIVDLEDAVAPDRKEYARAATAERLSEPQQVPVHVRLNALDSPFAAADLHAMASLPGVRGLRLPKVTSPHQITRVAEATAPAGGTAPPLYALLETALGIEHAYPIAAAHPALRGIALGEADLRADLGVRDDAGLDWSRSRVIVAARAAGLIPPPQSVHPDIRDLEGLAASCAHGRTLGFVGRAAIHPRQLPIIERAYLPTEEELDQAETIVKAAAADQGAQALPDGRFIDAAIVAAAQRTLSLARRN is encoded by the coding sequence ATGACCCACCTGACCTGGCTGTACGCCCCCGGCGACCGCCCCCAGACCGTCACCAAGGCCCTCGCCTCCGGCGCCGACGTCGTGATCGTCGACCTGGAGGACGCGGTCGCCCCGGACCGCAAGGAGTACGCCCGCGCGGCCACCGCCGAACGCCTCTCCGAGCCCCAGCAGGTCCCGGTCCACGTCCGGCTGAACGCCCTGGACAGCCCCTTCGCCGCCGCGGACCTCCATGCGATGGCGTCCCTCCCCGGCGTCCGCGGCCTGCGGCTGCCGAAGGTGACGTCCCCGCACCAGATCACCCGCGTCGCCGAGGCGACCGCCCCCGCGGGCGGCACGGCGCCACCCCTCTACGCCCTCCTGGAGACGGCCCTCGGCATCGAACACGCCTACCCCATCGCCGCCGCCCACCCCGCCCTGCGCGGCATCGCCCTCGGCGAGGCGGACCTACGGGCCGACCTGGGCGTCCGCGACGACGCGGGCCTCGACTGGTCCCGCTCCCGGGTCATCGTCGCCGCCCGGGCGGCTGGCCTGATCCCGCCGCCCCAGTCGGTCCACCCCGACATCCGCGACCTGGAGGGCCTCGCGGCCTCCTGCGCCCACGGCCGCACCCTGGGCTTCGTGGGCCGGGCCGCCATCCACCCCCGGCAGCTCCCGATCATCGAACGCGCCTATCTGCCCACCGAGGAGGAGCTCGACCAGGCGGAGACGATCGTCAAGGCGGCGGCCGCGGACCAGGGCGCGCAGGCGCTTCCGGACGGCCGCTTCATCGACGCGGCGATCGTGGCGGCGGCGCAGCGCACCCTGTCGCTGGCCCGCAGGAACTGA
- a CDS encoding ADP-ribosylglycohydrolase family protein produces MKPKTQESPTEESRTATGHGTPLDERITGALVGAAVGDALGGPVEGYSPAQILQRHGGRVHGIVGPWNGDAWRTARPLAPYHKGDGHVTDDTLMTHALVRVYAQVRDHLDAYAIAERLVPDLMTEVRWIPELEAEALPLQRIFLAEKWLVTRLHYGHVDPREAGVGNIVNCGAAMYMAPVGLVNAGNPAGAYAEAIELAGAHQSSYGREAAGVFAAAVAAACAPGATADSVVTACLTLAKDGTRTAIERVCEAAARCPDFESALGPLREAVAPFDTVGPDYRAPSLAARRPSRLHAIEELPVALGMLLVADGDYRHCVLGAVNYGRDCDSIATMAGAVAGALGSPVPEDWSKRVAEASRLDLWAPAAALTEVTREIFARDVRRRRAHEAAFAGIGGPRCSD; encoded by the coding sequence ATGAAGCCCAAAACACAAGAATCCCCCACAGAGGAGAGCCGCACGGCGACCGGCCACGGCACGCCCCTGGACGAACGCATCACCGGCGCCCTGGTCGGCGCGGCGGTCGGCGACGCCCTCGGCGGCCCCGTCGAGGGCTACTCCCCCGCGCAGATCCTCCAGCGCCACGGCGGCCGCGTCCACGGCATCGTCGGCCCCTGGAACGGCGACGCCTGGCGCACCGCCCGCCCCCTCGCGCCGTACCACAAGGGCGACGGCCACGTCACCGACGACACCTTGATGACCCATGCGCTGGTACGGGTCTACGCCCAGGTCCGCGATCATCTCGACGCGTACGCGATCGCCGAGCGGCTGGTCCCGGACCTGATGACCGAGGTGCGCTGGATCCCGGAACTGGAGGCGGAGGCCCTGCCGTTGCAGCGGATCTTCCTCGCCGAGAAGTGGCTGGTGACCCGGCTCCACTACGGCCATGTCGACCCGCGCGAGGCAGGCGTCGGCAACATCGTCAACTGCGGTGCGGCGATGTACATGGCCCCGGTCGGCCTGGTCAACGCGGGCAACCCGGCGGGCGCGTACGCCGAGGCGATCGAGCTCGCGGGCGCCCACCAGTCGTCGTACGGCCGCGAGGCGGCGGGCGTCTTCGCGGCGGCGGTGGCCGCGGCGTGCGCGCCGGGCGCGACGGCGGACTCGGTGGTGACGGCGTGTCTGACGCTGGCGAAGGACGGCACGCGCACGGCGATCGAGCGGGTCTGCGAAGCCGCGGCCCGCTGCCCGGACTTCGAGTCGGCGCTCGGACCGCTGCGGGAGGCGGTGGCTCCGTTCGACACGGTGGGCCCCGACTACCGTGCGCCGTCCCTGGCCGCCCGCCGCCCGTCCCGTCTGCACGCGATCGAGGAACTCCCCGTCGCCCTGGGCATGTTGCTGGTGGCCGACGGCGACTACCGGCACTGCGTGCTCGGCGCGGTGAACTACGGCCGTGACTGCGACTCCATCGCGACGATGGCCGGCGCGGTGGCCGGCGCCCTGGGCTCGCCGGTCCCGGAGGACTGGTCCAAGCGCGTCGCGGAGGCCAGCCGCCTGGACCTGTGGGCGCCGGCGGCGGCGCTCACCGAGGTGACCCGGGAGATCTTCGCGCGGGACGTCCGCAGGCGCCGGGCCCACGAGGCGGCCTTCGCCGGGATCGGAGGCCCCCGTTGCTCCGACTGA
- a CDS encoding thioredoxin domain-containing protein — translation MSEKNREGKRTARERLAVEREKQKAVERRRRTLIVGASVVCVLGLAAVIGVVAANSGKDDTSDNAGPVVAPSGANGTDALAIPVGKESAKSTLTVWEDFRCPACKAFETTYRPTIHELTEAGQLKVEYHLATLIDGNMGGSGSRNAANAAACAQDAGKFTAYHDVLYENQPSETDDAYSKNSKLIELAGKVDGLDTPAFRTCVEDGTHNSWVEKSNQAFQNGHFGGTPTVLFNGKNIYQDQTMTPAKLKQMVEEADKG, via the coding sequence GTGAGCGAGAAGAATCGTGAGGGAAAGCGCACCGCCCGGGAGCGGCTGGCGGTGGAGCGCGAGAAGCAGAAGGCCGTCGAGCGGCGACGGCGGACGCTGATCGTCGGCGCGAGCGTCGTCTGCGTGCTGGGCCTGGCGGCGGTGATCGGCGTCGTCGCGGCGAACTCCGGCAAGGACGACACCAGCGACAACGCGGGCCCGGTCGTCGCGCCCTCGGGGGCGAACGGCACGGACGCCCTGGCGATCCCCGTCGGCAAGGAGAGCGCCAAGTCCACGCTCACCGTGTGGGAGGACTTCCGCTGCCCGGCCTGCAAGGCCTTCGAGACGACGTACAGACCGACCATCCACGAGCTGACGGAGGCCGGGCAGCTCAAGGTGGAGTACCACCTGGCCACCCTCATCGACGGCAACATGGGCGGCAGCGGCTCCCGTAACGCGGCGAACGCGGCGGCCTGCGCCCAGGACGCCGGAAAGTTCACCGCCTACCACGACGTGCTGTACGAGAACCAGCCCTCCGAGACCGACGACGCCTACAGCAAGAACAGCAAGCTCATCGAGTTGGCGGGCAAGGTCGACGGCCTGGACACGCCCGCGTTCCGCACCTGCGTCGAGGACGGCACGCACAACAGCTGGGTCGAGAAGTCCAACCAGGCTTTCCAGAACGGCCACTTCGGCGGCACGCCCACCGTCCTGTTCAACGGCAAGAACATCTACCAGGACCAGACGATGACGCCCGCGAAGCTGAAGCAGATGGTGGAGGAGGCCGACAAAGGCTGA